One region of Streptomyces subrutilus genomic DNA includes:
- a CDS encoding response regulator transcription factor, protein MASVLVVEDDQFVRSALIRHLTEASHTVRSVGTALEALREVAHHRFDVVILDLGLPDLDGSEALKMLRGITDVPVIIATARDDEAEIVRLLNDGADDYLTKPFSVEHLSARMAAVLRRARAAAGAEPPSRVLRVGGLAIDPLRRQAELDGTVLDLTRREFDLLAFLAGRPGVVVARRELLAEVWQQSYGDDQTIDVHLSWLRRKLGETAARPRYLHTLRGVGVKLEPPL, encoded by the coding sequence ATGGCAAGTGTGCTCGTGGTCGAGGACGACCAGTTCGTACGTTCCGCCCTCATCCGGCACCTGACCGAGGCCTCGCACACCGTGCGGAGCGTCGGCACGGCCCTGGAGGCACTGCGCGAGGTCGCACACCACCGTTTCGACGTGGTCATCCTCGACCTGGGGCTGCCCGACCTCGACGGATCGGAAGCGCTGAAGATGCTGCGCGGCATCACCGACGTGCCGGTGATCATCGCGACGGCGCGCGACGACGAGGCGGAGATCGTCCGGCTGCTCAACGACGGCGCCGACGACTACCTGACCAAACCTTTCTCCGTGGAGCACCTCTCGGCCCGGATGGCCGCCGTCCTGCGCCGCGCCCGCGCCGCCGCCGGGGCCGAGCCGCCCTCGCGCGTGCTGCGCGTCGGCGGGCTGGCCATCGACCCGCTGCGCCGCCAGGCCGAGCTCGACGGGACGGTACTGGACCTCACCCGCCGGGAGTTCGACCTGCTGGCCTTCCTCGCCGGGCGGCCCGGCGTCGTCGTGGCCCGGCGCGAGCTGCTCGCCGAGGTCTGGCAGCAGTCGTACGGGGACGACCAGACCATCGACGTCCACCTCTCCTGGCTGCGCCGCAAGCTCGGCGAGACCGCCGCCCGCCCGCGTTACCTGCACACGCTGCGCGGGGTGGGGGTCAAGCTGGAGCCGCCGCTGTGA